One window of Salmo salar chromosome ssa11, Ssal_v3.1, whole genome shotgun sequence genomic DNA carries:
- the LOC106563594 gene encoding wiskott-Aldrich syndrome protein family member 3 yields the protein MPLVKRSIEPRHLCRGALPKGIGSELECVTNNSLSAIIRQLSSLSKHAEDVFGELFSEANTFYLRANGLQDRIDRLAVKVTQLDSTVEEVSLQDINMRKAFKSSTVQDQQVVSNSSTSNPVAEMYKTSDKPPPLSILSAYRDDHADGMKFYTDPSYFFDLWREKMLQDTEDKRKERRRQREQKRCVDGTLQREVKKVRKARNRRHEWNMMAFDKELRPDHHHPHSLHRGASSEGSLSPESRYDLPDYPTAPGLPHATSNHTLAHPYQPADIHESVEHEYHSIGVGYREGTLNRTHHPNPLHHSTERMNGTITLPPADYSIMEYYASSGPPPPPPPAPLIPSAQTAFGSPMVSPTPLTRSSGYCPPMLSPPGPRMIPPPPGPPPPPVLPTPPQVAGLGDWKRQDTQPVTGTRSDLLSAIRMGIQLKKGQEQQEQQAKREPVGNDVATILSRRIAVDYSDSEDDSELEDNDWSD from the exons ATGCCCCTGGTCAAGAGGAGCATAGAACCCCGGCACCTCTGCCGCGGGGCGCTGCCCAAGGGGATTGGCAGTGAGCTGGAGTGCGTCACCAACAACAGTCTGTCTGCCATCATACGTCAGCTCAGCAGTCTAA GTAAACATGCAGAGGATGTCTTTGGAGAGTTGTTTAGTGAGGCTAACACCTTTTACCTGCGTGCAAACGGTCTCCAAGACCGCATCGACCGCTTGGCCGTCAAGGTCACCCAGCTGGATTCCACTGTGGAAGAGG TCTCTCTGCAGGACATCAACATGAGGAAGGCATTTAAGAGTTCCACAGTCCAGGACCAGCAGGTGGTGTCCAATAGCAGCACGTCCAACCCTGTAGCAGAGATGTACAAAACCAGCGACAAGCCTCCTCCTCTCAGCATCCTCTCTGCCTACAG AGATGACCACGCTGATGGGATGAAGTTCTACACAGACCCGTCCTACTTCTTTGACCTGTGGAGAGAGAAGATGCTGCAGGACACGGAGgacaagaggaaggagagaagaagacAACGG gagcagAAGCGATGTGTTGACGGCACACTTCAGCGTGAGGTGAAGAAGGTTCGTAAAGCCCGAAACCGCCGTCACGAGTGGAACATGATGGCGTTCGACAAAGAGCTCCGCCCAGACCATCACCACCCTCACTCTCTCCACCGGGGGGCGTCGTCTGAGGGCTCCCTCTCCCCAGAGAGCAG ATATGATCTGCCAGACTACCCAACTGCTCCAGGCCTTCCCCATGCTACATCCAACCACACCCTGGCTCACCCCTACCAGCCTGCAGACATCCATGAATCTGTAGAGCATGAGTACCACAGCATCGGAGTCGGCTACAGAGAAGGGACTCTCAACCGCACACACCACCCCAACCCTCTGCATCACTCCACTGAGAGAATGAATGGCACTATAACGCTTCCACCTGCAGACTACAG TATAATGGAGTACTATGCCAGTTCTGGACCACcgcctcctcctcccccagcccCTCTTATCCCATCTGCACAGACAGCCTTTGGCTCTCCCATGGTGTCCCCCACCCCCCTTACTAGATCCTCAGGCTATTGTCCCCCAATGCTATCTCCCCCAGGACCCCGTATGATTCCCCCTCCCCCAGGTCCTCCCCCACCACCAGTCCTTCCCACTCCCCCCCAAGTGGCAGGACTCGGTGATTGGAAGAGACAGGACACCCAGCCTGTCACTGGTACACGAAGTGACCTTCTGTCAGCTATTCGCATGG GTATCCAGCTGAAGAAAGGGCaggagcagcaggagcagcaggcCAAGCGGGAGCCTGTGGGGAACGACGTGGCCACCATCCTGTCCCGTCGCATCGCAGTGGACTACAGCGACTCAGAGGATGACTCCGAACTGGAGGACAACGACTGGTCAGACTGA
- the LOC106563595 gene encoding protein shisa-2 encodes MKTVRFAVGACISLIFQVGMTQQRMNGEYCHGWKDAQSNWRGGFHCPERHDQREAAICCGKCELRYCCALIGARLDQGNCNNHEQVLQPGTADDENDAKSPVPVYVPFVIVGSVFLAFIFLGSMVAMGVCLSRKQEISQSPDDAAGPQGGSGEQQQEAVPMTVSTGTSCGSTSSLYPPNASQACPTGPTRVHQTLKRQETPTSSQPSMVQPFTMHPTMVFSSLVHPSMLHHSIMHPYMAQMHTLYTSQGESRRLPSPCPPSSYTSTKPRHTEVII; translated from the exons ATGAAGACCGTGCGTTTTGCTGTTGGGGCTTGTATCAGTCTGATTTTCCAAGTGGGCATGACGCAACAGAGGATGAATGGTGAATATTGCCATGGTTGGAAGGATGCGCAGTCTAACTGGCGAGGGGGTTTCCATTGTCCGGAGCGCCACGATCAAAGAGAAGCGGCGATTTGTTGTGGGAAGTGTGAGCTGCGCTACTGTTGCGCACTCATAGGAGCAAGACTGGATCAGGGAAACTGCAACAACCACGAGCAAGTTCTACAGCCTGGCACGGCTGATGACGAGAATGATGCCAAAAGCCCAG tACCTGTCTATGTCCCCTTTGTGATCGTGGGCTCTGTTTTTCTGGCCTTTATCTTTCTGGGCTCCATGGTGGCAATGGGTGTCTGTCTGAGTCGTAAACAGGAGATCTCCCAAAGCCCAGACGATGCTGCTGGGCCCCAGGGTGGGAGTGGAGAGCAGCAGCAGGAGGCTGTACCCATGACTGTGAGTACAGGGACGTCCTGTGGTtccacctcatctctctaccCTCCCAATGCCAGCCAAGCCTGTCCAACTGGACCCACACGTGTCCACCAAACCTTAAAGAGGCAGGAAACTCCCACCAGCTCACAACCCTCCATGGTCCAACCTTTTACCATGCATCCCACCATGGTGTTTTCTAGCCTGGTTCACCCCTCCATGCTTCATCATTCCATAATGCATCCTTATATGGCTCAAATGCATACTCTGTATACCTCACAAGGGGAAAGCCGTCGTCTCCCATCTCCCTGCCCTCCATCCAGCTATACCAGCACTAAACCCAGGCACACTGAAGTGATCATATAA